A window of the Helianthus annuus cultivar XRQ/B chromosome 4, HanXRQr2.0-SUNRISE, whole genome shotgun sequence genome harbors these coding sequences:
- the LOC118491184 gene encoding uncharacterized protein LOC118491184, translated as MARGPLLKKINGVPASPSGSKLEKRFAKLRLSKSGNIKKKKKKASSANKGNITLMERVANFAKTSASHSYVTEVPRPPLLLVVYEGVKEVADIMSHPDWPNHKLQSDLHQAEYILMVTCRAFRNLLPTGWRYAREYASALIAGYGEVFTKDDLQYIA; from the exons ATGGCTCGTGGTCCCCTGCTCAA AAAGATTAATGGGGTACCGGCATCACCTTCTGGATCTAAG CTGGAGAAAAGGTTTGCCAAGTTGCGTCTTTCCAAAAGTGGGAACattaagaagaagaagaagaaggcatCATCAGCGAATAAGGGAAATATCACATTGATGGAGAGA GTGGCCAACTTTGCTAAGACAAGTGCTTCTCATTCTTACGTGACTGAAG TGCCTCGACCTCCACTTCTGTTGGTTGTATATGAGGGTGTTAAGGAGGTAGCTGACATCATGAGTCATCCTGATTGGCCCAATCACAAACTTCAATCTGATTTGCATCAAGCTGAGTATATACTTATGGTGACTTGTCGCGCTTTCCGCAACTTGTTGCCAACTGGCTGGAGATA cgCACGGGAGTATGCCAGCGCTCTTATTGCAGGCTATGGCGAGGTTTTCACAAAGGATGACCTTCAATACATCGCGTAG